One Vanessa cardui chromosome 17, ilVanCard2.1, whole genome shotgun sequence DNA window includes the following coding sequences:
- the LOC124537088 gene encoding uncharacterized protein LOC124537088, with product MFSVLYLIVSITLLYACKCSYRSRNVNVDVDELRNNLETFVRPIKKLTGYFPNHEIELQFDIKQNYEKGASRRRLSKDQAHDIIRRNNNLTSSSSTTGAKTPNLETPKPETGEDNQIVYMKDLKKALEDFEKKHSIMNGQEDMQPLLKKDLWMALGLKNGQQCNQGKDSNEINYTKEKNYNAQIVDIINTLKKNGQIHKDIPKPNEEELSWLKIKVPT from the exons atgttttctgtgTTGTATTTGATAGTATCAATCACATTATTATATGCGTGTAAATGTTCTTACAGAAGTC GTAACGTCAATGTCGACGTCGACGAATTGCGAAACAATCTGGAAACGTTCGTGAGACCAATTAAAAAATTGACAG GCTATTTTCCTAATCATGAAATCGAATTACaatttgatattaaacaaaACTATGAAAAAGGAGCTTCGCGAAGACGGCTTAGCAAAGATCAGGCCCACGATATAA TTCGCAGGAACAACAATTTAACTTCat CTTCTTCGACAACTGGCGCAAAGACACCCAATTTGGAGACCCCGAAACCAGAAACag gcGAAGATAATCAAATTGTTTACATGAAAGATTTGAAAAAAGCCTTAGAAGATTTCGAGAAAAAACATAGTATCATGA ATGGCCAAGAAGACATGCAACCTTTGTTGAAAAAAGATCTTTGGATGGCATTAG GTTTGAAAAATGGAC aacaatGTAACCAAGGGAAAGATTcaaacgaaattaattatacgaaAGAAAAGAATTATAACGCACAGATTGtcgatataataaatacattgaagAAAA ATGGACAAATACATAAAGATATTCCTAAACCTAACGAAGAAGAATTGAGTTGGCTGAAAATCAAAGTTCCAACTTAA